In the genome of Primulina eburnea isolate SZY01 chromosome 13, ASM2296580v1, whole genome shotgun sequence, the window AAGTCATGTGATGGGTTGTCTAGTTGCTGTCATCTAATAAAGAAACTCTATAATATGTCAGAGATGCATTGtacatttaaaataaagttCTTTCAATACACACCTTTAGATcagatttaattttaattgagacCGTTGATCCAGATTTTTTATCAAAATGTTTTGGCTATAAATTGAAGCATCATACGAATCATTGAGACCACTCCTAcaaattgaataattatttacaATCAAATGACTTCATCTAAATGTGGTGCTGCCTTCTCAATCGAGGAGGACAAATTACTTGTGATGGCTTATCTTGATGTCTCCCAAAATCCAATAATTGGTATAAACCAATCACGCGATAGATTATGGTCACGAGTGGCAGCTACATACAACGAACAACTCGTTGGTAACTCAACAGAGCCTCGAAGTACTAAGGCCCTCCAATGTCGCTGGTTCAACATAaacaagattgtccaaaactttAGTTCATGTGTTAGCCAGGTAGAACTTAGCCGTCCAAGTGGTGCTTCTGAGAAAGacattgtgataattaatttttttgatcATATTTCTGtgaaactatatttttttactTTATGTGACTAAGATACAATTCATACCTTATTATAGTTGGATCAAGCAAAAGCCTTATTTAAGCAATCAGCTGGGTCGACTTGGCGGTTGGATCGTGTATGGTCTTTGTTTAAGGACCAAGAGAAGTTTAGGTCATCAAACGCTATTTTACCTAATTTCATACCAAACCACGGGAGTATCGACTCATCCCAGTTTGACTATTCTCCCAACACCGAATCACCGACACCTGATTCTCCAGGGCTATCTGGGTTTGCTATAAACCTGGAAGAAGATAATCCGTCAGGAGAGAGTTCTCAGTGTCCAATTGGCATAAAAAAAGGCCAAGGCCAAAAGAAAAGCTACTGAAGAACACTTGAAGGACATCTCCACCATGGCCAAATGTACTGAGAAAATGGTGGCTGTGATGGAGAATGCTGAGGTACATCGACAACAGCTCATtgatattgagaaacaaaggaATGCGATAATGGCTTTtaaagaa includes:
- the LOC140809111 gene encoding glutathione S-transferase T3-like, whose product is MTSSKCGAAFSIEEDKLLVMAYLDVSQNPIIGINQSRDRLWSRVAATYNEQLVGNSTEPRSTKALQCRWFNINKIVQNFSSCVSQVELSRPSGASEKDILDQAKALFKQSAGSTWRLDRVWSLFKDQEKFRSSNAILPNFIPNHGSIDSSQFDYSPNTESPTPDSPGLSGFAINLEEDNPSGESSQCPIGIKKGQGQKKSY